In Paenibacillus algicola, a genomic segment contains:
- a CDS encoding cold-shock protein, with protein MQQGTVKWFNADKGFGFIEVEGGDDVFVHFSAITGDGFKSLDEGQRVEFNVVQGNRGPQAENVVKL; from the coding sequence ATGCAGCAAGGAACAGTAAAGTGGTTTAATGCAGACAAAGGTTTTGGTTTCATCGAGGTAGAAGGCGGAGACGACGTATTTGTGCACTTCAGTGCCATTACTGGCGACGGCTTCAAATCGCTTGACGAAGGTCAGCGTGTAGAATTTAATGTAGTACAAGGCAACCGCGGCCCACAAGCCGAGAACGTTGTTAAACTGTAA
- a CDS encoding YolD-like family protein, with amino-acid sequence MAKSKVPKRPTRDEFVLEELGNQLTEAYNEKSEIVLTVWGWEETVTGTIVTMDPRTGRVHIQTNEGLVKVPFMDIMEMNYPRY; translated from the coding sequence ATGGCTAAATCAAAGGTACCCAAAAGACCTACCAGAGATGAGTTTGTACTCGAAGAACTCGGAAATCAGCTTACAGAGGCGTATAACGAGAAGTCAGAGATTGTGCTTACAGTTTGGGGCTGGGAAGAAACCGTTACAGGGACGATCGTAACGATGGACCCAAGAACAGGCAGGGTACATATTCAAACTAATGAAGGATTGGTTAAAGTTCCGTTTATGGATATCATGGAAATGAACTATCCAAGATATTAA
- a CDS encoding GNAT family N-acetyltransferase, whose translation MNDQIRNYNFQDAEAISKFNFVFNLAYQYNADFKSENIFCAEINDQVVASGHLEPTDSCEYLDRNGKDPDYKHRFIIDTDSDGYDDLEIEIYHKLVDRAHEISKSYPNKQLQISRTCSHEDLHSIDFLLAQGFYHSLNYMIMRRDLTKPLPEYKVSNEIEIKRWAMETVEERKLYLQAEKDGFNGESWSLGRLNWFRSGPEWNTITAFHDSKPISSCMTWGISSERSATEQIFTHPDWRRQGIARGTIIETLKFLRDEKQKTEATLGVVGSNHGAIHLYKSLGYELIDIHLLMVKDIC comes from the coding sequence ATGAATGATCAGATTCGAAATTATAATTTTCAAGACGCTGAAGCTATTAGCAAATTCAATTTTGTGTTTAATCTGGCATATCAGTATAATGCGGATTTCAAGTCAGAAAATATTTTTTGTGCAGAGATAAACGATCAAGTCGTTGCTTCTGGTCACCTAGAGCCGACGGATTCCTGCGAATACCTTGATAGAAATGGAAAAGATCCTGATTACAAGCATCGTTTTATCATTGATACCGATTCTGATGGATACGATGATCTTGAAATAGAAATATATCATAAACTTGTTGACCGAGCCCATGAAATCAGTAAATCATACCCGAATAAACAATTACAAATTAGCCGTACTTGTTCTCATGAAGATCTACATTCCATTGATTTTTTATTGGCTCAAGGATTCTACCATTCTTTAAATTACATGATTATGCGACGTGATTTAACAAAACCACTCCCAGAGTACAAGGTTAGTAATGAAATTGAAATTAAGAGATGGGCTATGGAGACCGTTGAGGAGAGAAAACTATATTTACAAGCAGAGAAGGATGGCTTCAATGGAGAGTCTTGGAGTTTAGGCAGACTGAATTGGTTTAGGAGTGGGCCAGAATGGAATACAATTACAGCATTTCATGATAGTAAACCCATTAGTAGTTGTATGACTTGGGGCATATCTTCTGAAAGAAGTGCAACAGAACAAATCTTCACTCACCCTGATTGGAGAAGACAAGGAATTGCAAGAGGGACAATAATTGAAACTCTTAAATTTTTGAGAGATGAGAAACAAAAGACAGAGGCGACATTGGGGGTCGTTGGAAGCAATCACGGTGCGATACATCTTTATAAATCATTGGGTTATGAGTTAATAGATATTCACTTACTTATGGTTAAAGACATTTGTTAA
- a CDS encoding bacteriorhodopsin, giving the protein MQYPIEQQILWGYAAVMAAGAVIFAVWSFNRKQVPRYEYLIAFIIPVWSGAAYLSMAMGQGHIVKDGHLIYFARYLDWIVTTPLLLVALATTAMSTVPKDRVILWGLVAADVFMILTGLIADLSPRPEQYVWYSLGCAAFLIIMYVIWVHLRIIARSQNPSLYKHFLMTASYLTVLWFGYPTLWIIGPSGFGWTSQVTDTLMFCLLPIFSKVGFSLLDLSGLRRLHGRPVGKKGNSRKQSAAVR; this is encoded by the coding sequence ATGCAGTATCCTATTGAACAGCAAATATTATGGGGCTACGCAGCGGTGATGGCAGCAGGTGCCGTTATTTTCGCGGTATGGTCTTTTAACCGCAAGCAGGTTCCACGCTACGAATACCTGATAGCCTTTATCATTCCAGTGTGGTCCGGGGCCGCCTATCTGTCGATGGCTATGGGACAAGGTCACATCGTCAAAGACGGCCATCTGATTTACTTTGCACGGTATCTGGATTGGATCGTCACCACTCCTCTATTGCTGGTTGCCCTTGCCACCACCGCTATGAGCACCGTTCCCAAGGACCGGGTCATCCTGTGGGGCCTTGTCGCTGCAGATGTATTTATGATCCTGACGGGGTTAATTGCAGACCTGTCCCCGCGACCGGAGCAATACGTGTGGTACAGCCTGGGCTGCGCCGCGTTTCTGATCATTATGTATGTCATATGGGTGCATTTGCGCATCATTGCCCGAAGCCAAAACCCGAGTCTATACAAGCATTTTCTCATGACTGCTTCTTATCTGACTGTTCTGTGGTTTGGATACCCTACCCTGTGGATCATTGGGCCTTCAGGCTTCGGATGGACCTCCCAGGTTACAGATACTCTGATGTTCTGCCTGCTGCCCATCTTCTCGAAGGTGGGATTCAGCTTATTAGATCTCAGCGGTTTGAGAAGATTACACGGCAGGCCAGTCGGGAAAAAAGGGAACAGCCGCAAGCAGTCAGCAGCCGTCCGTTAA
- a CDS encoding GNAT family N-acetyltransferase, which produces MINSTVRLIHQDELSELLELYKHLNPDDPDLNVADIQAHWNKILNDEMMKIFVIKHEREIVSSCTLVLIRNLTRGARPYAVIENVVTHPDYRQNGLGKRIMRRAIEYAKELSCYKIMLLTGSKRKEVHNFYEECGFQKDVKTGFVLKLM; this is translated from the coding sequence ATGATTAACAGCACAGTTCGGCTCATCCATCAAGATGAATTATCTGAACTTTTAGAACTTTATAAGCATTTGAATCCAGATGATCCGGATCTTAATGTAGCAGATATTCAAGCTCATTGGAATAAAATACTGAATGATGAGATGATGAAGATATTTGTCATAAAGCATGAGAGAGAGATTGTTTCTTCATGTACATTAGTATTGATTAGAAATCTAACCAGAGGAGCAAGACCGTATGCAGTAATTGAGAATGTTGTTACTCATCCAGATTATCGGCAAAATGGTCTCGGAAAGCGAATCATGAGAAGAGCAATTGAATATGCAAAGGAACTTAGCTGTTATAAAATTATGCTTTTGACAGGATCGAAGAGAAAAGAAGTACATAATTTCTACGAAGAATGTGGTTTTCAGAAAGATGTAAAGACCGGATTTGTCCTAAAATTGATGTGA
- a CDS encoding cold-shock protein, giving the protein MTPKEKEGCCLYYSRKRPMVDLPEEMTTIWSCTNEECNGWMRDNFVFLVQPVCGQCNALMEKSEKMLPIIANTSPNQTKTTR; this is encoded by the coding sequence ATGACTCCAAAAGAGAAAGAGGGATGCTGCTTGTACTATTCGCGGAAAAGACCGATGGTGGATCTTCCGGAGGAAATGACAACGATATGGTCATGCACTAATGAAGAGTGCAACGGATGGATGAGAGATAACTTTGTGTTTCTAGTTCAACCGGTATGCGGCCAGTGCAATGCCTTGATGGAGAAAAGCGAGAAAATGCTGCCTATTATAGCGAATACAAGTCCTAATCAAACAAAAACCACACGTTAG